In Passer domesticus isolate bPasDom1 chromosome 7, bPasDom1.hap1, whole genome shotgun sequence, one genomic interval encodes:
- the PTPRC gene encoding receptor-type tyrosine-protein phosphatase C isoform X4 gives MFLWLKLLAFGVAFLGQDAFLKGQETTTTPGTETTTAIPEASCAIIEDIKDSKNNPEMAEVLLKIHTKDTEYIILGDGIDKTVSSSNRSVELPKCQNYTVGVKNGRCSDGTSSSFLVPEVTNERFEVKDTNDTSALLCWSSSLACASVTFTCNGTSLLKYSKNSKSGDQNQTCEVLENLLPYRRYDCIGSIHFKESNVANPNFTIYTDCAVPEAPQNLQITHITNTSVTVNWTVPGDTSNCPNKGYSVEFFVNGKSVERKETSTTYYTYNGFQPYTKASVSVTPYTTNKHNERLEGGSESREFTTKAGEPEKVHHVKTILTADNAIQITCKKQNVFGPYARFILIWENDGKTENESKCEFKRENLFYRTNYTFKIFVFNGEYSGKAVVESIRTRYNSRALIIFLVFLIVVTVIALLLVLYKIYDLHKKKLSNSSEGVNLVAVKDDDKQLLNIEPIPSELLLDTYKRKIADEGRLFLEEFQSIPRVFSKFSIKEAKKSHNQNKNRYIDILPYDHNRVELSEMPGDPGSDYINASYIDGFKEPRKYIAAQGPKDETTDDFWRMIWEQKATIIVMVTRCEEGKRNKCAQYWPSMENGTATYGDIIVKIYESKTCPDYVIQKLHITNGRERTAGRDVTHIQFTSWPDHGVPEDPHLLLKLRRRVNALSNFFSGPIVVHCSAGVGRTGTYIGIDAMLEGLDAEGRVDVYGYIVKLRRQRCLMVQVESQYILIHQALVEYNQYGETEINLSELHSSLNNLKRKDHPSEPSLLEAEFQRLPTYKGWRTQNTGNRDENKSKNRNTSIIPYDFSRVPIRHEEDCSKEGEHDSDESSDEDSDCEESSTYINASFITGYWGPKAMIATQGPLQETISDFWQMVFQRKVKVIVMLTELKEGDQELCAQYWGEGKQTYDGIEVQMADVNSGPSYTIRAFDVTHQKTKETQKVYQYQYHQWSGCDVPETPKDLVSMILNIKQKLPARPVTEDNRRTRNVPLLVHCCDGSQQTGVFCALMTLLESAEIEEVVDVFQVVKSLRRTRLGMVSTLEQYQFLYDTIASTYPAQNGQIKKNSKQEDTVEFCNEVGKSDQETDLITTDLAPPRPEEIEPREICDGSKAADSTKGTESSTNGPTTAVLT, from the exons gGCAGGAGACAACGACCACACCTGGTACTG aaACTACCACAGCGATACCTGAAGCATCTTGTG CTATTATTGAAGACATAAAAGACTCTAAGAACAACCCTGAAATGGCTGAGGTTTTACTGAAAATTCACACAAAAGACACAGAATATATTATTCTGGGGGATGGCATAGACAAAACTGTGAGTTCCAGCAACCGTTCAGTAGAGCTTCCAAAATGCCAGAATTACACTGTTGGAGTTAAAAATGGCAGGTGTTCAGATGGgacttcttcttcttttcttgttCCAGAAG TCACCAATGAACGTTTTGAAGTCAAGGACACAAACGACACATCTGCCTTGTTATGTTGGAGCAGCTCACTTGCCTGTGCTAGCGTGACTTTTACCTGCAATGGGACTTCACTTCTAAAGTATTCTAAAA ATTCAAAGTCTGGAGATCAAAATCAAACTTGTGAAGTGCTGGAAAATTTATTACCATACCGTCGGTATGACTGCATTGGATCCAtacattttaaagaaagcaaTGTTGCCAACCCAAACTTCACCATATACACAGACTGTGCTG TTCCAGAAGCACCACAAAACCTTCAAATAACACATATAACTAACACAAGTGTAACAGTTAATTGGACAGTACCTGGGGACACTTCTAACTGTCCCAATAAAGGCTACTCAGTGGAATTCTTTGTGAACGGCAAAT cgGTTGAACGTAAAGAAACCAGCACAACTTACTATACTTACAATGGCTTTCAACCTTATACCAAAGCTTCTGTATCTGTGACTCCATATACAACCAACAAACACAATGAGAGGCTTGAAGGTGGCAGTGAAAGCCGTGAATTTACAACAAAAGCAGGAG AACCAGAAAAAGTGCATCACGTTAAAACAATATTGACAGCTGATAATGCTATCCAGATTACATGCaaaaaacaaaatgtatttGGGCCATATGCACGATTTATATTGATTTGGGAGAATgatggaaaaactgaaaatgaaagcaaatgcgaatttaaaagagaaaatctcTTTTACAGGACAAACTATACATTTAAG ATCTTCGTCTTTAATGGAGAATACAGTGGAAAGGCAGTAGTGGAGAGTATAAGAACCAGAT ATAATTCTAGAGCCTTGATTATATTCTTGGTATTCTTGATTGTTGTGACTGTAATTGCTTTACTACTGGTTCTGTACAAAATCTATGATCTTCACAAAAAAAAGCTTAG CAATTCTTCTGAAGGCGTGAACCTTGTAGCAG TTAAAGATGATGACAAGCAACTTCTCAACATAGAGCCAATACCCTCAGAGCTATTGCTGGACACGTACAAGAGGAAGATTGCAGATGAAGGAAGGCTCTTCTTGGAAGAATTTCAG AGTATTCCTAGAGTCTTCAGTAAATTTTCTATAAAGGAGGCCAAAAAGAGTCATAATCAGAACAAAAACCGTTACATTGATATTCTTCCAT ATGACCATAACCGTGTTGAGCTCTCCGAGATGCCAGGAGATCCAGGATCAGACTATATCAATGCAAGTTATATTGAT GGCTTCAAAGAACCAAGAAAATATATTGCTGCACAAG GCCCCAAGGATGAAACCACAGATGATTTCTGGAGAATGATCTGGGAACAGAAGGCAACCATTATTGTCATGGTGACTCGCTGTGAGGAAGGAAAGAGG AACAAATGTGCCCAGTACTGGCCATCAATGGAGAATGGGACTGCAACATATGGGGACATCATTGTGAAGATCTATGAAAGTAAAACGTGCCCAGACTATGTCATTCAGAAACTGCACATCACAAAT GGAAGAGAAAGGACAGCTGGAAGAGATGTCACTCATATCCAATTCACAAGCTGGCCAGACCATGGAGTCCCTGAGGATCCACATCTCCTCCTCAAACTCCGACGCAGAGTTAATGCCCTCAGCAACTTTTTTAGTGGTCCGATCGTGGTTCATTGCAG TGCCGGCGTTGGGCGCACGGGGACGTACATCGGAATCGATGCCATGTTGGAGGGGCTGGACGCCGAGGGCAGGGTGGATGTTTATGGCTACATTGTGAAACTGCGTCGGCAGCGATGCCTCATGGTCCAAGTAGAG TCACAGTACATCCTTATTCATCAAGCACTGGTGGAATACAATCAGTATGGAGAAACAGAGATCAATCTCTCAGAACTGCATTCCTCCCTTaacaatctgaaaagaaaagACCACCCGAGTGAGCCTTCTCTGCTGGAGGCAGAGTTCCAG CGATTGCCGACCTATAAGGGGTGGCGGACACAGAACACTGGGAATCGGgatgaaaataaaagcaaaaataggAATACCAGCATAATTCCTT ATGACTTTAGCCGCGTGCCCATCAGGCACGAAGAAGATTGCAGTAAGGAGGGTGAGCATGATTCAGATGAGTCCTCGGATGAAGACAGCGACTGTGAGGAGTCCAGCACATACATCAATGCTTCCTTCATAACT GGTTACTGGGGTCCAAAAGCCATGATTGCAACACAGGGACCACTGCAGGAAACTATCTCTGACTTCTGGCAAATGGTGTTCCAAAGAAAAGTCAAAGTCATTGTTATGCTGACAGAGCTGAAGGAGGGAGATCAG GAACTCTGTGCACAGTACTGGGGAGAAGGAAAGCAAACGTATGATGGCATAGAAGTTCAAATGGCAGATGTCAACTCTGGTCCTAGCTATACCATACGTGCATTTGATGTTACACATCAGAAG ACAAAAGAAACTCAGAAGGTGTATCAGTATCAATACCACCAGTGGAGTGGCTGTGATGTTCCAGAAACCCCCAAAGATTTAGTCAGCATGATTCTCAACATTAAACAAAAACTTCCAGCCAGACCAGTCACTGAGGACAACAGGAGAACCCGCAATGTCCCACTCCTTGTACACTGCTG TGATGGATCACAGCAGACTGGTGTATTTTGTGCTTTAATGACCCTTTTGGAAAGTGCAGAAATAGAAGAAGTAGTAGATGTTTTCCAAGTAGTAAAATCACTTCGTCGCACCAGGCTGGGAATGGTCTCCACCTTG gAACAATACCAATTTCTGTATGACACCATTGCCAGTACCTACCCTGCACAGAATGGACAAATAAAGAAGAACAGCAAGCAGGAAGATACAGTTGAATTTTGCAATGAAGTAGGAAAATCAGATCAGGAAACTGATTTGATCACAACTGATCTTGCCCCACCACGGCCAGAGGAAATTGAGCCACGTGAAATATGTGATGGTTCTAAGGCTGCAGATAGCACTAAGGGAACAGAAAGCTCTACAAATGGCCCCACAACTGCAGTTCTAACTTAG
- the PTPRC gene encoding receptor-type tyrosine-protein phosphatase C isoform X1 has product MFLWLKLLAFGVAFLGQDAFLKGQETTTTPGTGASLAHSTHSSRPAEPSPGPAPSSPQPAALTARTPSALGDASTDDYNSTSLHSTTSSVNMPASTGITPTPSSTYTIETTTAIPEASCAIIEDIKDSKNNPEMAEVLLKIHTKDTEYIILGDGIDKTVSSSNRSVELPKCQNYTVGVKNGRCSDGTSSSFLVPEVTNERFEVKDTNDTSALLCWSSSLACASVTFTCNGTSLLKYSKNSKSGDQNQTCEVLENLLPYRRYDCIGSIHFKESNVANPNFTIYTDCAVPEAPQNLQITHITNTSVTVNWTVPGDTSNCPNKGYSVEFFVNGKSVERKETSTTYYTYNGFQPYTKASVSVTPYTTNKHNERLEGGSESREFTTKAGEPEKVHHVKTILTADNAIQITCKKQNVFGPYARFILIWENDGKTENESKCEFKRENLFYRTNYTFKIFVFNGEYSGKAVVESIRTRYNSRALIIFLVFLIVVTVIALLLVLYKIYDLHKKKLSNSSEGVNLVAVKDDDKQLLNIEPIPSELLLDTYKRKIADEGRLFLEEFQSIPRVFSKFSIKEAKKSHNQNKNRYIDILPYDHNRVELSEMPGDPGSDYINASYIDGFKEPRKYIAAQGPKDETTDDFWRMIWEQKATIIVMVTRCEEGKRNKCAQYWPSMENGTATYGDIIVKIYESKTCPDYVIQKLHITNGRERTAGRDVTHIQFTSWPDHGVPEDPHLLLKLRRRVNALSNFFSGPIVVHCSAGVGRTGTYIGIDAMLEGLDAEGRVDVYGYIVKLRRQRCLMVQVESQYILIHQALVEYNQYGETEINLSELHSSLNNLKRKDHPSEPSLLEAEFQRLPTYKGWRTQNTGNRDENKSKNRNTSIIPYDFSRVPIRHEEDCSKEGEHDSDESSDEDSDCEESSTYINASFITGYWGPKAMIATQGPLQETISDFWQMVFQRKVKVIVMLTELKEGDQELCAQYWGEGKQTYDGIEVQMADVNSGPSYTIRAFDVTHQKTKETQKVYQYQYHQWSGCDVPETPKDLVSMILNIKQKLPARPVTEDNRRTRNVPLLVHCCDGSQQTGVFCALMTLLESAEIEEVVDVFQVVKSLRRTRLGMVSTLEQYQFLYDTIASTYPAQNGQIKKNSKQEDTVEFCNEVGKSDQETDLITTDLAPPRPEEIEPREICDGSKAADSTKGTESSTNGPTTAVLT; this is encoded by the exons gGCAGGAGACAACGACCACACCTGGTACTG GTGCCAGCCTCGCACACAGCACGCACTCCTCCCGGCCCGCggagcccagccccggcccggccccgagcAGCCcgcagcccgctgccctcaccgCACGCACTCCCTCTGCCCTCGGGGATGCTTCCACAG ATGATTACAATTCAACATCCTTGCACAGCACCACCTCATCAGTCAACATGCCAGCAAGCACTGGGATCAcccccactcccagctccacttACACAATAG aaACTACCACAGCGATACCTGAAGCATCTTGTG CTATTATTGAAGACATAAAAGACTCTAAGAACAACCCTGAAATGGCTGAGGTTTTACTGAAAATTCACACAAAAGACACAGAATATATTATTCTGGGGGATGGCATAGACAAAACTGTGAGTTCCAGCAACCGTTCAGTAGAGCTTCCAAAATGCCAGAATTACACTGTTGGAGTTAAAAATGGCAGGTGTTCAGATGGgacttcttcttcttttcttgttCCAGAAG TCACCAATGAACGTTTTGAAGTCAAGGACACAAACGACACATCTGCCTTGTTATGTTGGAGCAGCTCACTTGCCTGTGCTAGCGTGACTTTTACCTGCAATGGGACTTCACTTCTAAAGTATTCTAAAA ATTCAAAGTCTGGAGATCAAAATCAAACTTGTGAAGTGCTGGAAAATTTATTACCATACCGTCGGTATGACTGCATTGGATCCAtacattttaaagaaagcaaTGTTGCCAACCCAAACTTCACCATATACACAGACTGTGCTG TTCCAGAAGCACCACAAAACCTTCAAATAACACATATAACTAACACAAGTGTAACAGTTAATTGGACAGTACCTGGGGACACTTCTAACTGTCCCAATAAAGGCTACTCAGTGGAATTCTTTGTGAACGGCAAAT cgGTTGAACGTAAAGAAACCAGCACAACTTACTATACTTACAATGGCTTTCAACCTTATACCAAAGCTTCTGTATCTGTGACTCCATATACAACCAACAAACACAATGAGAGGCTTGAAGGTGGCAGTGAAAGCCGTGAATTTACAACAAAAGCAGGAG AACCAGAAAAAGTGCATCACGTTAAAACAATATTGACAGCTGATAATGCTATCCAGATTACATGCaaaaaacaaaatgtatttGGGCCATATGCACGATTTATATTGATTTGGGAGAATgatggaaaaactgaaaatgaaagcaaatgcgaatttaaaagagaaaatctcTTTTACAGGACAAACTATACATTTAAG ATCTTCGTCTTTAATGGAGAATACAGTGGAAAGGCAGTAGTGGAGAGTATAAGAACCAGAT ATAATTCTAGAGCCTTGATTATATTCTTGGTATTCTTGATTGTTGTGACTGTAATTGCTTTACTACTGGTTCTGTACAAAATCTATGATCTTCACAAAAAAAAGCTTAG CAATTCTTCTGAAGGCGTGAACCTTGTAGCAG TTAAAGATGATGACAAGCAACTTCTCAACATAGAGCCAATACCCTCAGAGCTATTGCTGGACACGTACAAGAGGAAGATTGCAGATGAAGGAAGGCTCTTCTTGGAAGAATTTCAG AGTATTCCTAGAGTCTTCAGTAAATTTTCTATAAAGGAGGCCAAAAAGAGTCATAATCAGAACAAAAACCGTTACATTGATATTCTTCCAT ATGACCATAACCGTGTTGAGCTCTCCGAGATGCCAGGAGATCCAGGATCAGACTATATCAATGCAAGTTATATTGAT GGCTTCAAAGAACCAAGAAAATATATTGCTGCACAAG GCCCCAAGGATGAAACCACAGATGATTTCTGGAGAATGATCTGGGAACAGAAGGCAACCATTATTGTCATGGTGACTCGCTGTGAGGAAGGAAAGAGG AACAAATGTGCCCAGTACTGGCCATCAATGGAGAATGGGACTGCAACATATGGGGACATCATTGTGAAGATCTATGAAAGTAAAACGTGCCCAGACTATGTCATTCAGAAACTGCACATCACAAAT GGAAGAGAAAGGACAGCTGGAAGAGATGTCACTCATATCCAATTCACAAGCTGGCCAGACCATGGAGTCCCTGAGGATCCACATCTCCTCCTCAAACTCCGACGCAGAGTTAATGCCCTCAGCAACTTTTTTAGTGGTCCGATCGTGGTTCATTGCAG TGCCGGCGTTGGGCGCACGGGGACGTACATCGGAATCGATGCCATGTTGGAGGGGCTGGACGCCGAGGGCAGGGTGGATGTTTATGGCTACATTGTGAAACTGCGTCGGCAGCGATGCCTCATGGTCCAAGTAGAG TCACAGTACATCCTTATTCATCAAGCACTGGTGGAATACAATCAGTATGGAGAAACAGAGATCAATCTCTCAGAACTGCATTCCTCCCTTaacaatctgaaaagaaaagACCACCCGAGTGAGCCTTCTCTGCTGGAGGCAGAGTTCCAG CGATTGCCGACCTATAAGGGGTGGCGGACACAGAACACTGGGAATCGGgatgaaaataaaagcaaaaataggAATACCAGCATAATTCCTT ATGACTTTAGCCGCGTGCCCATCAGGCACGAAGAAGATTGCAGTAAGGAGGGTGAGCATGATTCAGATGAGTCCTCGGATGAAGACAGCGACTGTGAGGAGTCCAGCACATACATCAATGCTTCCTTCATAACT GGTTACTGGGGTCCAAAAGCCATGATTGCAACACAGGGACCACTGCAGGAAACTATCTCTGACTTCTGGCAAATGGTGTTCCAAAGAAAAGTCAAAGTCATTGTTATGCTGACAGAGCTGAAGGAGGGAGATCAG GAACTCTGTGCACAGTACTGGGGAGAAGGAAAGCAAACGTATGATGGCATAGAAGTTCAAATGGCAGATGTCAACTCTGGTCCTAGCTATACCATACGTGCATTTGATGTTACACATCAGAAG ACAAAAGAAACTCAGAAGGTGTATCAGTATCAATACCACCAGTGGAGTGGCTGTGATGTTCCAGAAACCCCCAAAGATTTAGTCAGCATGATTCTCAACATTAAACAAAAACTTCCAGCCAGACCAGTCACTGAGGACAACAGGAGAACCCGCAATGTCCCACTCCTTGTACACTGCTG TGATGGATCACAGCAGACTGGTGTATTTTGTGCTTTAATGACCCTTTTGGAAAGTGCAGAAATAGAAGAAGTAGTAGATGTTTTCCAAGTAGTAAAATCACTTCGTCGCACCAGGCTGGGAATGGTCTCCACCTTG gAACAATACCAATTTCTGTATGACACCATTGCCAGTACCTACCCTGCACAGAATGGACAAATAAAGAAGAACAGCAAGCAGGAAGATACAGTTGAATTTTGCAATGAAGTAGGAAAATCAGATCAGGAAACTGATTTGATCACAACTGATCTTGCCCCACCACGGCCAGAGGAAATTGAGCCACGTGAAATATGTGATGGTTCTAAGGCTGCAGATAGCACTAAGGGAACAGAAAGCTCTACAAATGGCCCCACAACTGCAGTTCTAACTTAG
- the PTPRC gene encoding receptor-type tyrosine-protein phosphatase C isoform X6 translates to MAVLWMCWQETTTTPGTETTTAIPEASCAIIEDIKDSKNNPEMAEVLLKIHTKDTEYIILGDGIDKTVSSSNRSVELPKCQNYTVGVKNGRCSDGTSSSFLVPEVTNERFEVKDTNDTSALLCWSSSLACASVTFTCNGTSLLKYSKNSKSGDQNQTCEVLENLLPYRRYDCIGSIHFKESNVANPNFTIYTDCAVPEAPQNLQITHITNTSVTVNWTVPGDTSNCPNKGYSVEFFVNGKSVERKETSTTYYTYNGFQPYTKASVSVTPYTTNKHNERLEGGSESREFTTKAGEPEKVHHVKTILTADNAIQITCKKQNVFGPYARFILIWENDGKTENESKCEFKRENLFYRTNYTFKIFVFNGEYSGKAVVESIRTRYNSRALIIFLVFLIVVTVIALLLVLYKIYDLHKKKLSNSSEGVNLVAVKDDDKQLLNIEPIPSELLLDTYKRKIADEGRLFLEEFQSIPRVFSKFSIKEAKKSHNQNKNRYIDILPYDHNRVELSEMPGDPGSDYINASYIDGFKEPRKYIAAQGPKDETTDDFWRMIWEQKATIIVMVTRCEEGKRNKCAQYWPSMENGTATYGDIIVKIYESKTCPDYVIQKLHITNGRERTAGRDVTHIQFTSWPDHGVPEDPHLLLKLRRRVNALSNFFSGPIVVHCSAGVGRTGTYIGIDAMLEGLDAEGRVDVYGYIVKLRRQRCLMVQVESQYILIHQALVEYNQYGETEINLSELHSSLNNLKRKDHPSEPSLLEAEFQRLPTYKGWRTQNTGNRDENKSKNRNTSIIPYDFSRVPIRHEEDCSKEGEHDSDESSDEDSDCEESSTYINASFITGYWGPKAMIATQGPLQETISDFWQMVFQRKVKVIVMLTELKEGDQELCAQYWGEGKQTYDGIEVQMADVNSGPSYTIRAFDVTHQKTKETQKVYQYQYHQWSGCDVPETPKDLVSMILNIKQKLPARPVTEDNRRTRNVPLLVHCCDGSQQTGVFCALMTLLESAEIEEVVDVFQVVKSLRRTRLGMVSTLEQYQFLYDTIASTYPAQNGQIKKNSKQEDTVEFCNEVGKSDQETDLITTDLAPPRPEEIEPREICDGSKAADSTKGTESSTNGPTTAVLT, encoded by the exons gGCAGGAGACAACGACCACACCTGGTACTG aaACTACCACAGCGATACCTGAAGCATCTTGTG CTATTATTGAAGACATAAAAGACTCTAAGAACAACCCTGAAATGGCTGAGGTTTTACTGAAAATTCACACAAAAGACACAGAATATATTATTCTGGGGGATGGCATAGACAAAACTGTGAGTTCCAGCAACCGTTCAGTAGAGCTTCCAAAATGCCAGAATTACACTGTTGGAGTTAAAAATGGCAGGTGTTCAGATGGgacttcttcttcttttcttgttCCAGAAG TCACCAATGAACGTTTTGAAGTCAAGGACACAAACGACACATCTGCCTTGTTATGTTGGAGCAGCTCACTTGCCTGTGCTAGCGTGACTTTTACCTGCAATGGGACTTCACTTCTAAAGTATTCTAAAA ATTCAAAGTCTGGAGATCAAAATCAAACTTGTGAAGTGCTGGAAAATTTATTACCATACCGTCGGTATGACTGCATTGGATCCAtacattttaaagaaagcaaTGTTGCCAACCCAAACTTCACCATATACACAGACTGTGCTG TTCCAGAAGCACCACAAAACCTTCAAATAACACATATAACTAACACAAGTGTAACAGTTAATTGGACAGTACCTGGGGACACTTCTAACTGTCCCAATAAAGGCTACTCAGTGGAATTCTTTGTGAACGGCAAAT cgGTTGAACGTAAAGAAACCAGCACAACTTACTATACTTACAATGGCTTTCAACCTTATACCAAAGCTTCTGTATCTGTGACTCCATATACAACCAACAAACACAATGAGAGGCTTGAAGGTGGCAGTGAAAGCCGTGAATTTACAACAAAAGCAGGAG AACCAGAAAAAGTGCATCACGTTAAAACAATATTGACAGCTGATAATGCTATCCAGATTACATGCaaaaaacaaaatgtatttGGGCCATATGCACGATTTATATTGATTTGGGAGAATgatggaaaaactgaaaatgaaagcaaatgcgaatttaaaagagaaaatctcTTTTACAGGACAAACTATACATTTAAG ATCTTCGTCTTTAATGGAGAATACAGTGGAAAGGCAGTAGTGGAGAGTATAAGAACCAGAT ATAATTCTAGAGCCTTGATTATATTCTTGGTATTCTTGATTGTTGTGACTGTAATTGCTTTACTACTGGTTCTGTACAAAATCTATGATCTTCACAAAAAAAAGCTTAG CAATTCTTCTGAAGGCGTGAACCTTGTAGCAG TTAAAGATGATGACAAGCAACTTCTCAACATAGAGCCAATACCCTCAGAGCTATTGCTGGACACGTACAAGAGGAAGATTGCAGATGAAGGAAGGCTCTTCTTGGAAGAATTTCAG AGTATTCCTAGAGTCTTCAGTAAATTTTCTATAAAGGAGGCCAAAAAGAGTCATAATCAGAACAAAAACCGTTACATTGATATTCTTCCAT ATGACCATAACCGTGTTGAGCTCTCCGAGATGCCAGGAGATCCAGGATCAGACTATATCAATGCAAGTTATATTGAT GGCTTCAAAGAACCAAGAAAATATATTGCTGCACAAG GCCCCAAGGATGAAACCACAGATGATTTCTGGAGAATGATCTGGGAACAGAAGGCAACCATTATTGTCATGGTGACTCGCTGTGAGGAAGGAAAGAGG AACAAATGTGCCCAGTACTGGCCATCAATGGAGAATGGGACTGCAACATATGGGGACATCATTGTGAAGATCTATGAAAGTAAAACGTGCCCAGACTATGTCATTCAGAAACTGCACATCACAAAT GGAAGAGAAAGGACAGCTGGAAGAGATGTCACTCATATCCAATTCACAAGCTGGCCAGACCATGGAGTCCCTGAGGATCCACATCTCCTCCTCAAACTCCGACGCAGAGTTAATGCCCTCAGCAACTTTTTTAGTGGTCCGATCGTGGTTCATTGCAG TGCCGGCGTTGGGCGCACGGGGACGTACATCGGAATCGATGCCATGTTGGAGGGGCTGGACGCCGAGGGCAGGGTGGATGTTTATGGCTACATTGTGAAACTGCGTCGGCAGCGATGCCTCATGGTCCAAGTAGAG TCACAGTACATCCTTATTCATCAAGCACTGGTGGAATACAATCAGTATGGAGAAACAGAGATCAATCTCTCAGAACTGCATTCCTCCCTTaacaatctgaaaagaaaagACCACCCGAGTGAGCCTTCTCTGCTGGAGGCAGAGTTCCAG CGATTGCCGACCTATAAGGGGTGGCGGACACAGAACACTGGGAATCGGgatgaaaataaaagcaaaaataggAATACCAGCATAATTCCTT ATGACTTTAGCCGCGTGCCCATCAGGCACGAAGAAGATTGCAGTAAGGAGGGTGAGCATGATTCAGATGAGTCCTCGGATGAAGACAGCGACTGTGAGGAGTCCAGCACATACATCAATGCTTCCTTCATAACT GGTTACTGGGGTCCAAAAGCCATGATTGCAACACAGGGACCACTGCAGGAAACTATCTCTGACTTCTGGCAAATGGTGTTCCAAAGAAAAGTCAAAGTCATTGTTATGCTGACAGAGCTGAAGGAGGGAGATCAG GAACTCTGTGCACAGTACTGGGGAGAAGGAAAGCAAACGTATGATGGCATAGAAGTTCAAATGGCAGATGTCAACTCTGGTCCTAGCTATACCATACGTGCATTTGATGTTACACATCAGAAG ACAAAAGAAACTCAGAAGGTGTATCAGTATCAATACCACCAGTGGAGTGGCTGTGATGTTCCAGAAACCCCCAAAGATTTAGTCAGCATGATTCTCAACATTAAACAAAAACTTCCAGCCAGACCAGTCACTGAGGACAACAGGAGAACCCGCAATGTCCCACTCCTTGTACACTGCTG TGATGGATCACAGCAGACTGGTGTATTTTGTGCTTTAATGACCCTTTTGGAAAGTGCAGAAATAGAAGAAGTAGTAGATGTTTTCCAAGTAGTAAAATCACTTCGTCGCACCAGGCTGGGAATGGTCTCCACCTTG gAACAATACCAATTTCTGTATGACACCATTGCCAGTACCTACCCTGCACAGAATGGACAAATAAAGAAGAACAGCAAGCAGGAAGATACAGTTGAATTTTGCAATGAAGTAGGAAAATCAGATCAGGAAACTGATTTGATCACAACTGATCTTGCCCCACCACGGCCAGAGGAAATTGAGCCACGTGAAATATGTGATGGTTCTAAGGCTGCAGATAGCACTAAGGGAACAGAAAGCTCTACAAATGGCCCCACAACTGCAGTTCTAACTTAG